A portion of the Bacillus thuringiensis genome contains these proteins:
- the estA gene encoding carboxylesterase, with the protein MKLASPKPFTFEGGDRAVLLLHGFTGNSADVRMLGRFLEKKGYTCHAPIYKGHGVPPEELVHTGPTDWWQDVTEAYQLLKDKGFEKIAVVGLSLGGVFSLKLGYTVPVLGVVPMCAPMYIKSEETMYQGILAYAREYKKREQKSPEQIEQEMLEFQKTPMNTLKALQQLIADVRNNVDMIYAPTFVVQARHDEMINTDSANIIYNGVESTLKDIKWYEDSTHVITLDKQRDELHEDVYNFLEQLDW; encoded by the coding sequence ATGAAATTAGCATCTCCGAAACCATTTACATTTGAGGGTGGAGACCGCGCTGTTTTATTACTACATGGATTCACAGGGAACTCAGCTGATGTACGTATGTTAGGGCGTTTCTTAGAAAAGAAAGGCTATACTTGTCATGCGCCAATTTATAAAGGGCACGGTGTACCACCAGAAGAGCTTGTTCATACAGGTCCTACAGATTGGTGGCAAGATGTAACGGAGGCATATCAGCTTTTAAAAGATAAAGGTTTTGAGAAAATTGCTGTTGTTGGATTGTCACTTGGCGGCGTATTTTCTTTGAAATTAGGTTATACAGTACCGGTTTTAGGTGTAGTACCAATGTGTGCACCGATGTATATTAAGAGCGAAGAAACGATGTACCAAGGTATATTGGCATATGCCCGCGAATATAAAAAACGTGAGCAAAAATCACCAGAACAAATTGAACAAGAAATGTTGGAATTCCAAAAGACACCGATGAATACATTAAAAGCATTACAACAATTAATTGCTGACGTACGTAACAATGTGGATATGATTTATGCACCAACATTTGTTGTACAAGCACGTCATGACGAAATGATTAATACAGATAGTGCTAACATTATTTATAACGGTGTAGAATCTACGTTAAAAGACATTAAATGGTATGAAGACTCTACGCATGTCATTACACTTGATAAACAACGTGACGAGCTACATGAGGATGTATATAACTTCTTGGAGCAACTAGATTGGTAA
- the secG gene encoding preprotein translocase subunit SecG: protein MHTLLSVLLITVSILMIVMVLMQSSNSSGLSGAISGGAEQLFGKQKARGIEAVLNRITIVLAVLFFVLTIAVTYLNL from the coding sequence GTGCATACGTTATTATCCGTTTTACTTATTACTGTATCGATTTTAATGATTGTTATGGTACTTATGCAGTCTAGTAATAGCTCAGGCCTTTCAGGTGCAATTTCAGGCGGTGCAGAGCAATTATTTGGTAAGCAAAAAGCACGTGGAATTGAAGCAGTATTAAACCGTATTACAATTGTTTTAGCTGTATTGTTCTTTGTATTAACAATTGCTGTTACGTACTTAAACTTATAG
- a CDS encoding LrgB family protein, with the protein MSQILIGIGWVLFTVLLYQLSKKIYKLFPTPFTIPMLVATGLMAFLFIVLDIPYQHYMESGGGWIAKLLGPGVVAFAIPLYKQRHVLQKYVVPIAGGVLVGTTVAIASDFAIASLMGTDKSLILSSLPKSVTMPVAMSVSEQVGGVPSLTAAFVVIAGITGTITGPLLLKWSRVTNSVGKGIGFGCASHIMGVMRAMKNNEHEGVIGSVTMTLTAILTCLLGPLFAMMFM; encoded by the coding sequence ATGAGCCAAATATTAATCGGAATCGGTTGGGTTCTTTTTACGGTGCTATTATATCAATTATCTAAAAAAATCTATAAATTATTTCCAACACCATTCACCATTCCAATGCTTGTAGCAACAGGATTAATGGCTTTCCTATTTATCGTGCTTGATATACCATATCAACATTATATGGAAAGTGGTGGTGGCTGGATTGCAAAGCTACTTGGACCCGGTGTTGTAGCATTTGCAATTCCCCTTTATAAACAACGTCATGTTCTGCAAAAATATGTTGTACCGATTGCTGGCGGGGTATTAGTAGGTACAACAGTTGCAATCGCTAGTGATTTTGCCATTGCTTCACTTATGGGAACAGATAAAAGCTTAATCTTATCGTCTTTACCAAAATCAGTGACAATGCCAGTTGCGATGAGCGTTTCTGAACAAGTTGGTGGTGTACCTTCCTTAACAGCAGCTTTCGTTGTTATCGCAGGTATTACTGGAACAATTACAGGACCTCTCTTATTAAAATGGAGCCGTGTTACAAACTCAGTTGGTAAAGGTATCGGATTTGGATGTGCTTCTCATATTATGGGTGTTATGAGAGCAATGAAAAATAACGAACATGAAGGTGTTATTGGATCGGTAACAATGACATTAACAGCAATTTTGACATGTTTACTTGGACCGTTATTTGCAATGATGTTTATGTAA
- a CDS encoding CidA/LrgA family holin-like protein: MKFTKILVQIAALYVFYMVGTWVQEMLNIPIPGSLIGMFLLLVLLSLKVLPVKWFDLGAETLVAIMPFLLIPPTLGLMNYGAFFMNKGISLFITVVASTFLIIIVAGHTGQYLANRKERESR, translated from the coding sequence ATGAAATTTACAAAGATTCTTGTCCAAATTGCTGCTCTTTACGTGTTTTATATGGTTGGAACTTGGGTGCAAGAAATGTTAAATATTCCAATTCCAGGGAGTTTGATTGGGATGTTCCTCTTACTTGTTTTACTTAGCCTAAAAGTTCTTCCAGTGAAATGGTTCGATTTAGGAGCAGAAACACTCGTTGCTATTATGCCGTTTTTATTAATTCCGCCAACGCTTGGCCTAATGAATTACGGTGCTTTTTTTATGAATAAAGGAATTTCTCTTTTCATTACAGTTGTAGCGAGTACATTTTTAATTATTATTGTCGCAGGACATACAGGACAATATCTTGCGAATAGGAAGGAAAGAGAGTCGCGATGA
- a CDS encoding nucleoside hydrolase translates to MPKKVLIFCDPGIDDTMALLLAFFINEIEIVGIVADYGNVPKKMAVENAYFLTNEVKGRNIKIFGGSERPITGAPPSFFTDVHGKQGLGPIIPKMNVTNEEMENFFEVIPLIEQYKDELIIVSLGRLTSLAILFIVCKQLMEQVKSYYVMGGAFLHPGNVTPISEANFYGDPTAANIVLQSAANMYIYPLNVTQYSIITPEMAEYIEAKGKAPLVKPLFDHYYYGYYKDALPHLKGSPFHDTMPILALLDNSMFTYHRSPIVVMTESYAQGASIGEFRSLGESKPFIDWPSHQIAIDFDYNRFFKHFMSLMTGEQF, encoded by the coding sequence ATGCCCAAAAAAGTTCTTATTTTTTGTGATCCTGGGATTGATGATACGATGGCTCTCCTCTTAGCATTCTTTATCAATGAAATAGAAATCGTCGGTATCGTTGCTGATTACGGCAATGTTCCAAAAAAAATGGCCGTAGAAAATGCTTATTTTCTTACAAACGAAGTAAAAGGTAGAAATATCAAAATCTTTGGTGGATCAGAACGTCCAATTACTGGTGCTCCTCCTTCTTTTTTTACAGATGTACACGGGAAACAAGGGCTCGGGCCAATTATTCCAAAGATGAATGTAACTAACGAAGAAATGGAGAATTTTTTTGAAGTTATTCCTCTTATTGAACAGTATAAAGATGAATTAATTATTGTGAGCTTAGGAAGACTTACCTCCCTAGCAATTTTATTTATCGTATGTAAACAATTAATGGAGCAAGTTAAATCTTACTACGTAATGGGCGGTGCCTTTTTACATCCTGGTAATGTTACCCCTATTTCCGAAGCAAACTTTTATGGCGACCCTACTGCAGCTAATATAGTCCTTCAATCCGCAGCTAACATGTACATATACCCATTAAACGTCACCCAATATTCCATCATTACACCAGAAATGGCCGAATACATTGAAGCAAAAGGAAAAGCTCCACTTGTCAAACCGTTATTCGATCATTATTACTACGGATATTATAAAGACGCCCTACCACATTTAAAGGGTAGCCCCTTCCATGACACAATGCCAATACTTGCTTTACTTGATAACTCTATGTTTACCTATCACAGATCACCTATCGTTGTCATGACAGAATCTTATGCACAGGGGGCAAGCATTGGAGAATTTCGCTCTTTAGGAGAATCTAAACCATTTATTGATTGGCCGAGTCATCAAATAGCAATTGATTTTGATTATAATCGCTTCTTCAAACATTTCATGTCACTTATGACGGGTGAACAATTTTAG
- the eno gene encoding phosphopyruvate hydratase, which produces MSTIIDVYAREVLDSRGNPTVEVEVYTESGAFGRAIVPSGASTGEHEAVELRDGDKSRYLGKGVVNAVNNVNEIIAPEIAGFDVTDQAGIDRAMIELDGTPNKGKLGANAILGVSMAVAHAAADFVGLPLYRYLGGFNAKQLPTPMMNIINGGSHADNNVDFQEFMILPVGAPTFKESIRMGAEVFHALKAVLHDKGLNTAVGDEGGFAPNLGSNREALEVIIEAIEKAGYKAGENVFLGMDVASSEFYNKETGKYDLAGEGRTGLTSAEMVDFYEELCKDFPIISIEDGLDENDWDGHKLLTERIGDKVQLVGDDLFVTNTQKLAEGIEKGISNSILIKVNQIGTLTETFEAIEMAKRAGYTAVVSHRSGETEDATIADIAVATNAGQIKTGSMSRTDRIAKYNQLLRIEDELGEIAVYDGIKSFYNIKR; this is translated from the coding sequence ATGTCAACAATTATTGATGTTTATGCTCGCGAAGTCCTTGACTCTCGTGGTAACCCAACTGTAGAAGTAGAAGTTTACACAGAAAGCGGCGCTTTCGGACGCGCTATCGTACCAAGTGGTGCATCTACTGGTGAGCACGAAGCAGTAGAATTACGTGACGGTGACAAATCTCGTTACCTTGGTAAAGGTGTTGTTAACGCAGTAAACAACGTTAACGAAATTATCGCTCCAGAAATCGCTGGTTTCGATGTAACTGACCAAGCTGGTATCGACCGTGCTATGATCGAATTAGATGGCACTCCAAACAAAGGTAAACTAGGCGCTAACGCTATCCTTGGTGTATCTATGGCAGTAGCTCACGCAGCAGCTGACTTCGTAGGTCTTCCATTATACCGTTACCTTGGTGGATTCAATGCAAAACAATTACCAACTCCAATGATGAACATCATCAACGGTGGTTCTCACGCTGATAACAACGTTGATTTCCAAGAGTTCATGATCTTACCAGTTGGTGCTCCAACATTCAAAGAATCAATCCGTATGGGTGCTGAAGTATTCCATGCACTTAAAGCTGTATTACATGACAAAGGTCTTAACACTGCAGTAGGTGACGAAGGTGGATTCGCTCCAAACCTTGGTTCTAACCGTGAAGCTCTAGAAGTAATCATCGAAGCTATCGAAAAAGCTGGTTACAAAGCTGGCGAGAACGTATTCTTAGGAATGGACGTTGCTTCTTCTGAGTTCTACAACAAAGAAACTGGTAAATATGACCTTGCAGGCGAAGGCCGTACTGGCTTAACTTCTGCAGAAATGGTTGATTTCTATGAAGAGCTTTGCAAAGACTTCCCAATCATCTCTATCGAAGATGGTTTAGACGAAAACGACTGGGATGGTCACAAATTATTAACTGAGCGTATCGGTGATAAAGTACAATTAGTTGGTGACGATTTATTCGTAACTAACACTCAAAAACTTGCTGAAGGTATCGAAAAAGGTATCTCTAACTCAATCTTAATTAAAGTTAACCAAATCGGTACTTTAACTGAGACTTTCGAAGCTATCGAAATGGCTAAACGTGCTGGTTACACAGCAGTTGTATCTCACCGTTCTGGTGAAACTGAAGATGCTACAATCGCTGACATCGCAGTTGCAACTAACGCTGGCCAAATCAAAACTGGTTCTATGAGCCGTACTGACCGTATTGCTAAGTACAACCAATTATTACGCATCGAAGACGAACTAGGCGAAATAGCTGTTTACGATGGTATCAAATCTTTCTACAACATCAAACGATAA
- the gpmI gene encoding 2,3-bisphosphoglycerate-independent phosphoglycerate mutase, with product MRKPTALIILDGFGLREETHGNAVAQAKKPNFDGYWNKFPHTTLTACGEEVGLPEGQMGNSEVGHLNIGAGRIVYQSLTRVNVAIREGEFDQNETFQNAIKSVKEKGTALHLFGLLSDGGVHSHMNHMFALLRLAAKEGVEKVYIHAFLDGRDVGPQTAKGYIDATNEVIKETGVGQFATISGRYYSMDRDKRWDRVEKCYSAMVNGEGPTYKSAEECIEDSYANGIYDEFVLPSVIVNEDNTPVATINDDDAVIFYNFRPDRAIQIARVFTNEDFREFDRGEKVPHIPEFVCMTHFSETVDGYVAFKPMNLDNTLGEVVAQAGLKQLRIAETEKYPHVTFFFSGGREAEFPGEERILINSPKVATYDLKPEMSIYEVTDALVNEIENDKHDVIILNFANCDMVGHSGMMEPTIKAVEATDECLGKVVEAILAKDGVALITADHGNADQELTADGGPMTAHTTNPVPFIVTKNDVELREGGILGDIAPTMLTLLNVEQPKEMTGKTIIK from the coding sequence ATGAGAAAGCCAACAGCTTTAATCATCCTTGACGGTTTCGGACTTCGTGAAGAAACTCACGGGAATGCTGTAGCACAAGCTAAGAAACCTAATTTTGATGGTTACTGGAACAAATTCCCTCATACAACGCTTACAGCTTGTGGTGAGGAAGTAGGTCTTCCAGAAGGTCAAATGGGTAACTCTGAGGTTGGTCACTTAAATATTGGTGCTGGCCGCATCGTATATCAAAGCTTAACACGCGTAAACGTTGCAATTCGTGAAGGTGAGTTCGATCAGAACGAAACATTCCAAAATGCAATTAAAAGCGTAAAAGAAAAAGGTACTGCTCTTCATTTATTCGGTTTACTTTCTGATGGTGGTGTGCACAGTCACATGAACCATATGTTTGCTCTTCTTCGCTTAGCAGCAAAAGAAGGCGTGGAGAAAGTTTATATCCATGCATTCTTAGATGGCCGCGATGTTGGACCACAAACAGCAAAAGGTTATATCGATGCAACAAATGAAGTAATTAAAGAAACAGGAGTAGGACAATTCGCGACTATCTCTGGTCGTTATTACTCCATGGACCGTGACAAGCGTTGGGATCGCGTAGAAAAATGTTACAGTGCTATGGTGAATGGTGAAGGCCCTACTTATAAATCAGCAGAAGAGTGCATAGAAGACTCTTATGCGAACGGTATCTATGATGAATTCGTATTGCCGTCTGTAATTGTTAACGAAGATAACACGCCAGTTGCAACAATCAATGATGATGATGCAGTTATCTTCTATAACTTCCGTCCAGACCGTGCAATTCAAATTGCTCGTGTATTTACAAACGAAGACTTCCGTGAGTTCGATCGTGGTGAAAAAGTACCTCACATTCCAGAATTCGTATGTATGACACACTTCAGTGAAACTGTAGATGGTTACGTGGCATTCAAGCCAATGAACCTTGATAACACTTTAGGTGAAGTTGTTGCGCAAGCGGGATTAAAGCAACTTCGCATCGCGGAAACTGAAAAGTATCCGCACGTTACATTCTTCTTTAGCGGTGGTCGTGAGGCTGAATTCCCAGGAGAAGAGCGTATCTTAATTAACTCACCAAAGGTTGCAACGTATGACTTGAAACCTGAAATGAGCATTTACGAAGTAACGGACGCTTTAGTAAATGAAATCGAAAATGATAAACATGATGTTATCATTCTTAACTTTGCGAACTGTGATATGGTTGGCCATTCTGGGATGATGGAACCAACAATTAAAGCAGTAGAAGCAACTGACGAATGTTTAGGAAAAGTTGTAGAAGCGATTCTTGCAAAAGATGGTGTAGCACTTATTACTGCTGACCATGGTAATGCTGATCAGGAGTTAACTGCTGATGGCGGTCCTATGACAGCTCATACAACTAACCCGGTTCCTTTCATCGTTACAAAAAATGATGTAGAGCTTCGTGAAGGTGGTATTTTAGGAGATATCGCTCCAACAATGCTTACACTTTTAAATGTGGAACAACCGAAAGAAATGACAGGTAAAACAATTATTAAATAA
- the tpiA gene encoding triose-phosphate isomerase, producing MRKPIIAGNWKMNKTLSEAVSFVEEVKGQIPAASAVDAVVCSPALFLERLVAATEGTDLQVGAQNMHFEKNGAFTGEISPVALSDLKVGYVVLGHSERREMFAETDESVNKKTIAAFEHGLTPIVCCGETLEERESGKTFDLVAGQVTKALAGLTEEQVKATVIAYEPIWAIGTGKSSSSADANEVCAHIRKVVAEAVSPEAAEAVRIQYGGSVKPENIKEYMAQSDIDGALVGGASLEPASFLGLLGAVK from the coding sequence ATGCGTAAACCAATTATCGCAGGTAACTGGAAAATGAATAAAACTCTATCTGAAGCAGTTAGCTTCGTAGAGGAAGTTAAAGGTCAAATCCCAGCAGCTTCAGCTGTTGATGCAGTAGTTTGCTCTCCAGCTCTATTCTTAGAGCGCCTTGTAGCAGCAACTGAAGGAACTGACTTACAAGTAGGTGCACAAAACATGCACTTCGAAAAAAATGGTGCATTCACTGGCGAAATTAGCCCAGTAGCACTTAGCGACTTAAAAGTTGGCTATGTAGTACTTGGCCACTCTGAGCGTCGTGAAATGTTTGCTGAAACAGATGAGTCAGTAAACAAAAAGACTATCGCAGCATTTGAACATGGTTTAACACCAATCGTATGTTGTGGTGAGACTTTAGAAGAGCGCGAAAGCGGAAAAACATTTGATCTAGTAGCAGGTCAAGTGACAAAAGCACTTGCAGGTTTAACAGAAGAGCAAGTTAAAGCAACTGTTATCGCTTATGAGCCAATCTGGGCTATCGGTACAGGTAAATCTTCTTCTTCTGCAGATGCAAACGAAGTATGTGCGCACATCCGTAAAGTTGTTGCAGAAGCTGTTTCTCCAGAAGCTGCAGAAGCTGTTCGTATTCAATACGGCGGTAGCGTAAAACCAGAAAACATTAAAGAGTATATGGCACAATCTGACATCGACGGCGCTTTAGTTGGCGGTGCTAGCTTAGAGCCTGCTTCGTTCTTAGGTCTTCTGGGGGCGGTAAAATGA
- a CDS encoding phosphoglycerate kinase, protein MNKKSIRDVDLKGKRVFCRVDFNVPMKEGKITDETRIRAALPTIQYLVEQGAKVILASHLGRPKGQAVEELRLTPVAARLGELLGKDVKKADEAFGPVAQEMVAAMNEGDVLVLENVRFYAGEEKNDAELAKEFAALADIFVNDAFGAAHRAHASTAGIADYLPAVSGLLMEKELDVLGKALSNPERPFTAIIGGAKVKDKIGVIRHLLDKVDNLIIGGGLAYTFVKALGHEIGLSLCEDDKIELAKEFMQLAKEKGVNFYMPVDVVITEEFSETATTQIVGIDSIPSTWEGVDIGPKTREIYADVIKNSKLVVWNGPMGVFEMTPFAEGTKAVGQALADAEDTYSVIGGGDSAAAVEKFGMADKMSHISTGGGASLEFMEGKELPGVVCLNDK, encoded by the coding sequence ATGAACAAAAAATCAATTCGTGACGTAGATTTAAAAGGTAAGCGTGTATTTTGCCGCGTTGATTTCAACGTACCTATGAAAGAAGGCAAAATTACAGATGAAACTCGTATCCGTGCAGCTCTTCCTACAATTCAATATTTAGTAGAGCAAGGTGCGAAAGTTATTTTAGCAAGCCACTTAGGCCGTCCAAAAGGTCAAGCAGTAGAAGAATTACGTCTTACTCCAGTAGCAGCACGTTTAGGCGAGCTTCTTGGTAAAGATGTTAAAAAAGCGGACGAAGCATTCGGACCAGTTGCACAAGAAATGGTTGCAGCAATGAACGAAGGCGACGTATTAGTTCTTGAAAACGTACGTTTCTATGCGGGCGAAGAAAAGAACGATGCAGAACTTGCGAAAGAATTTGCAGCTCTTGCTGATATCTTCGTAAACGATGCATTCGGTGCAGCTCACCGTGCTCACGCTTCTACAGCGGGTATCGCAGACTACCTACCAGCAGTATCTGGTCTATTAATGGAAAAAGAGTTAGATGTACTTGGTAAAGCACTTTCTAACCCAGAACGTCCATTTACAGCTATCATCGGTGGTGCGAAAGTAAAAGATAAAATCGGTGTAATTCGTCATCTATTAGACAAAGTAGATAACTTAATCATCGGTGGCGGACTTGCTTACACATTTGTTAAAGCTTTAGGTCATGAAATTGGTCTATCTCTATGTGAAGACGACAAGATTGAACTAGCTAAAGAATTTATGCAACTTGCAAAAGAAAAAGGCGTAAACTTCTACATGCCAGTTGATGTTGTAATCACTGAGGAATTCTCTGAAACTGCAACAACTCAAATCGTTGGTATCGACTCTATCCCTTCTACATGGGAAGGCGTGGACATCGGTCCTAAAACACGTGAAATTTATGCAGATGTAATTAAAAACTCTAAGCTTGTTGTATGGAATGGACCAATGGGTGTATTCGAAATGACTCCATTCGCAGAAGGTACAAAAGCAGTAGGACAAGCATTAGCAGATGCAGAAGATACATACTCTGTTATCGGCGGTGGTGACTCTGCAGCAGCTGTTGAAAAATTCGGTATGGCTGATAAAATGAGCCACATTTCTACTGGCGGCGGTGCGTCATTAGAATTCATGGAAGGTAAAGAGCTTCCAGGTGTAGTTTGTCTTAACGACAAATAA
- the gap gene encoding type I glyceraldehyde-3-phosphate dehydrogenase produces MTKIGINGFGRIGRNVFRAALNNSEVEVVAINDLTDAKTLAHLLKYDTVHGTLNAEVSANENSIVVNGKEIKVIAERDPAQLPWSDYGVEVVVESTGRFTKKSDAEKHLGGSVKKVIISAPASDEDITVVMGVNHEQYDAANHNVVSNASCTTNCLAPFAKVLNEKFGVKRGMMTTIHSYTNDQQILDLPHKDLRRARAAAENMIPTSTGAAKAVALVLPELKGKLNGGAVRVPTANVSLVDLVVELDKEVTVEDVNAAFKAAAEGELKGILGYSEEPLVSIDYNGCTASSTIDALSTMVMEGNMVKVLSWYDNETGYSNRVVDLAAYMTSKGL; encoded by the coding sequence ATGACTAAAATTGGTATTAATGGATTTGGACGTATCGGACGTAACGTATTCCGCGCAGCTCTTAACAACTCTGAGGTAGAAGTAGTAGCAATCAACGACTTAACAGATGCTAAAACATTAGCTCACCTTTTAAAGTATGACACAGTTCACGGAACTTTAAATGCAGAAGTATCTGCTAACGAAAACAGCATCGTTGTTAACGGTAAAGAAATTAAAGTTATCGCTGAGCGTGACCCAGCTCAATTACCATGGAGCGACTACGGAGTAGAAGTAGTAGTAGAATCTACTGGCCGTTTCACTAAAAAATCAGACGCTGAAAAACACTTAGGTGGATCAGTTAAGAAAGTTATCATCTCAGCTCCAGCTTCTGACGAAGATATCACTGTAGTTATGGGTGTTAACCACGAACAATACGATGCAGCTAACCACAACGTAGTATCTAACGCTTCTTGTACTACAAACTGTCTAGCTCCATTCGCTAAAGTATTAAACGAAAAATTCGGCGTAAAACGCGGAATGATGACAACAATTCACTCTTACACTAACGACCAACAAATCTTAGACTTACCACACAAAGATTTACGTCGTGCTCGTGCAGCAGCTGAAAACATGATCCCAACATCTACTGGTGCAGCTAAAGCTGTAGCATTAGTATTACCAGAACTTAAAGGTAAATTAAACGGTGGCGCTGTACGTGTTCCAACTGCTAACGTTTCTCTTGTTGACTTAGTTGTTGAACTTGACAAAGAAGTAACAGTTGAAGATGTAAACGCAGCATTCAAAGCAGCAGCTGAAGGCGAATTAAAAGGTATCCTTGGATACAGCGAAGAGCCATTAGTATCTATCGACTATAACGGATGTACAGCTTCTTCTACAATCGATGCATTATCTACAATGGTAATGGAAGGTAACATGGTTAAAGTACTTTCTTGGTACGATAACGAAACTGGTTACTCTAACCGCGTAGTAGACTTAGCAGCTTACATGACTTCTAAAGGTCTTTAA
- the cggR gene encoding gapA transcriptional regulator CggR → MRSWIQNTKKLLPDLLPVMQTRMQILQYIRLMQPIGRRNLSASLGMTERVLRSEVQVLKEQNLVHVASSGMTLTEEGTALVLALEDFMKEISGLKVLEKQLKETLDLDEVFVVPGDSDESPWVKLEMGRACVTCIKDRLTANNIVAVAGGTTLAAAADMMQLDCKDLHMLFVPARGGIGEGVELEANTICAKMAQNTMSNYRLLYVPDHVSSEAYASIVTEPSVKEVLELIRSSNIVIHGIGDALTMARRRSTSEADWLKIQASEAVGEAFGYYFNEEGNVVHKVRTVGMQLEDLQNVSHVVAVAGGSSKAKAIQAVIKQGHTSILITDEGAAKQLTKGFTL, encoded by the coding sequence ATGCGCTCATGGATTCAGAACACAAAAAAATTATTACCTGATCTGCTACCTGTTATGCAAACGAGAATGCAAATTCTTCAATACATTAGGCTCATGCAGCCGATTGGAAGAAGAAACTTATCAGCAAGCCTCGGTATGACAGAACGAGTATTGCGAAGTGAAGTTCAAGTTTTGAAAGAACAAAACTTAGTTCACGTCGCTTCTTCTGGAATGACTTTGACAGAAGAAGGAACAGCTTTAGTTCTTGCTTTGGAAGACTTTATGAAAGAAATTTCCGGGTTAAAGGTTTTAGAAAAGCAACTTAAGGAAACATTAGACTTGGATGAAGTTTTCGTTGTCCCTGGTGATAGTGATGAATCACCTTGGGTCAAACTGGAGATGGGCCGTGCTTGTGTGACTTGTATAAAAGACCGTCTGACAGCGAATAATATCGTTGCTGTGGCTGGAGGAACTACGCTAGCTGCTGCTGCGGACATGATGCAACTTGATTGCAAAGATTTACATATGCTATTTGTCCCAGCACGTGGTGGAATTGGAGAAGGTGTTGAATTAGAAGCCAATACCATTTGTGCCAAGATGGCGCAAAATACGATGAGTAATTATCGCTTGTTGTATGTTCCAGACCATGTTAGTAGCGAAGCATATGCGTCTATTGTGACAGAGCCTTCCGTGAAAGAAGTTCTTGAGTTGATTCGATCTTCCAATATCGTCATTCATGGAATAGGTGATGCGTTAACAATGGCACGTCGCAGAAGTACTTCAGAAGCAGATTGGTTAAAGATTCAAGCAAGCGAAGCAGTTGGCGAAGCTTTCGGTTACTACTTTAATGAAGAAGGAAATGTTGTTCATAAAGTAAGAACAGTTGGTATGCAACTAGAGGATTTACAAAATGTATCTCACGTTGTAGCAGTCGCTGGAGGTTCTTCAAAGGCAAAGGCAATACAGGCTGTAATAAAGCAAGGGCACACTTCAATTCTAATTACAGATGAAGGTGCAGCAAAACAGTTAACAAAGGGTTTTACCCTTTAA
- a CDS encoding glutaredoxin family protein, producing the protein MKVVLYTKKDCGLCVKAKQVLQEVQCEYSFQIEEIDIYEDNDLLEKYHLMIPVVEMDGKQVEYGNIHKGVIINYIKNAVKS; encoded by the coding sequence ATGAAAGTTGTACTGTATACTAAAAAAGATTGTGGCCTTTGCGTGAAGGCGAAACAAGTTTTACAGGAAGTACAATGTGAATATTCTTTTCAAATCGAGGAAATAGATATATATGAAGATAATGACCTTTTAGAAAAATATCACTTAATGATTCCGGTTGTAGAAATGGACGGAAAACAAGTAGAATACGGTAACATTCACAAAGGTGTCATAATAAACTATATAAAGAATGCAGTTAAGAGTTGA